The Desulfomonilia bacterium DNA segment AAAACCGGCTGTCCCTTGCTGGCAATCAGCGCAGCGCCGCGGAAAATCGTCATCGAACCCAGCGTCACAATGAACGGCGGGATACTGCCATAGGTCACACCGATGCCATTGAATAAGCCGACCAGTGTCCCGATGAACACCGGCAGCAGGATCGGGATGATCAACGGATACTCCCCAGGATGGGCAAAATGCGCGGCCATCACACCGGACAGCGCTGCGATCGAACCGACCGAAAGATCGATCCCGCCGGTGATAATCACATACATCATGCCGGTTGCCAAAATACCGTTGATGGAAGTCTGCTTCAGAATGTTCAGCATATTGCGTCCCGAGCGAAAACCGGGAGGGCTGAAAATCATCAGGACACAGACAATGATAATGAAGGCAATAAAAATCCCCAGCTCTCGAAGATCGTCTGTATTCCATTTTTTACTTTGTTTCACATTCATTCGTCTCATCTCCCCGTTCGGCAGGTTCATCATTACTCGCTCATAACAATTTACACAGACTCGCCCTCGTCATTCATGTTGGACGCATACTGCATAATCCGCTCCTGAGAAAAGTCCTTGCGCAGGATCTCTCCCGTCAAACGTCCGTCCGCCAGCACAATGATGCGGTCAGCCAGACCCATCAGCTCCGGAATTTCTGAGGAAATCATCAGTACCGCCTTGCCTGCCTTAGCCAATTCCCCCATCAGGAGATAAATATCGCGTTTGGCACCGACATCGATACCGCGCGTCGGTTCATCCAGAATGATGATGTCCGGTTCGCTGAG contains these protein-coding regions:
- a CDS encoding ABC transporter permease, which produces MMNLPNGEMRRMNVKQSKKWNTDDLRELGIFIAFIIIVCVLMIFSPPGFRSGRNMLNILKQTSINGILATGMMYVIITGGIDLSVGSIAALSGVMAAHFAHPGEYPLIIPILLPVFIGTLVGLFNGIGVTYGSIPPFIVTLGSMTIFRGAALIASKGQPV